CATAGGCGGCCAGTCGCGTCTTTACATAATTGCTGATGTCCTGCGCCAGCTCGTCTGAGGGTGCAAAGCCCTCAGCCAGTTGGATGAAACCGGTCACGATCTCTCCGCGCAACTCGTCCGGTTTGCCTACCACGCCTGCCATGGCCACGGCTGGATGGGTCAGAAGACAATGCTCGATTTCTGCAGGGCCAATGCGATAGCCGCTCGAATTGATCACATCATCATCGCGCCCCACAAACGCAATGCGACCGCTGGGTGTTTTGCGCCCCTGATCTCCGGTCAAAAGCCATTTCACGCCATCCACGGTCCGGAATTTCTCTGACGTGGCTTCGGGACGGTTCCAATAGCGGAGAAACATTACCGGGTCAGGCGAGCGCACTGCGATATCGCCTTGTTCGTCGACCCCAAGCGGCTCGCCGGTTTCCGCGTCAAGCACGTCGACCTCGTGACCCGGGACAGCAAACCCCATAACGCTGGGTTCGGGTGCTGCAAGATCCGCACAAGACGACACGATCATGTTGCATTCGGTCTGCCCGTAAAACTCGTTGATGGTAACACCCAGCGCTTTTTGGCCCCATGCGATCAATTCTTCACCCAGCGCTTCTCCGCCGCTCGCGACTGAGCGCATCTTGATCCCGAATTTTTCGGCATCGGGATATTGGCGCATCATTTTGATCGCGGTTGGGGGCAGAAATGCATTTCGAATGCCCTGAGATTTGATCAAGTCAAACGCCGCCTCGGCACTGAATTTCTGGAACCTGCAGGCCACCACGGGCACCCCGTGGTGCAGAGCGGGCAAGAGCACATCCAGCAAGCCTCCGATCCAGGCCCAATCGGCGGGAGTCCAGATTTTGTCCTCCGGCTTTGGAAAGAAATCGTGGCTCATCTCGATCCCGGGCAGATGCCCAAGCAAAACCCGATGCGCATGCAGAGCGCCTTTAGGGTTGCCTGTTGTGCCCGAAGTATAGATCAGAACCGCAGGATCGTCGGCGCGGGAATTCACAGGCGCAAAAGATGTGCGTTGCACGGCAGAGGCTTCGTGAAATCCGATAATATCTCCATCGGGGCCGTCGATTGAAATGATCGTTTTCAAGGCGGGCAGATCTTGGCGAATGCTCTCAAGCACCTCGGCCATTTGCGCATTCGTAACGACGACCGAGGCGCCGGAATCCTGTAGCCGATAGGCCAAAGCGTCCGGCCCAAACAGCGTAAACAAGGGCTGCGCAATCCCGCCCATCTTATAGATCGCGATGTGACTAACCGCGGCCTCAAGGCACTGTGGCAAAAGCACGCCAATCCGGTCGCCCTGCTGCGCGCATCCGGACAGAACATGCGCGAAGCGAGAGGACATTTGGCGCAGATCTTCGAAGGAATACTCGCGCGCCTCGCCCTCAGCATCGATATCGATCAAGGCCAGCCGATCAGGCTCGACGCTCGCCCATTTGTCGCAAACGTCGACGCCAATATTATAGAACTCTGGCACATCCCATTGAAACGCCTCGCGCGTCGCAGCGATCGTAGCTTCACGGTTTAGCATCTGTCCCTCCCATTAAATGAACGATTGTTCATTTTCGCAAAAGTGAGCGAACATAGAAGGGCTGTCAAGCGCAGCCTGCAAATCGTCCAAAAGTTTATAGATCTAAACGTAACTCTAAGAGGCATTTTTGGGGAGAACCGTTGACCTGTTAGGGGCGGCGTTTAAAAGTCTCTTAGCTATTTGCCAAAACAGGAACTGCCCCATGTCTCTGCGCCCCCTCGGACTCGTTGTCACCGCTGCCGCCTTGGCCGTACCCGTCATCTGGTGGCCAGGTATTGCGCAGGGTCGGGATGTGATCGCGCTGTTCAGTCAGTATCTTGGCATTTGGGCTTTGATTGCCATGGCACTCTTGCAAGTGATTGCCACCCGCTGGCCCGGTGTCGAAGCCATCTTCGGCGGCTTGGATCGCGGGTATATCCTGCACAAATGGCTGGGGATTGGCGCCATGGCTGCAATCCTATTGCACGACACGATTGACGCGGAAATGGATGGTCTTGGGCGCGAAACCGCCTTGGTGGAACTGGCCGAAACCCTCGGAGAACTC
This is a stretch of genomic DNA from Cognatishimia activa. It encodes these proteins:
- a CDS encoding acyl-CoA synthetase codes for the protein MLNREATIAATREAFQWDVPEFYNIGVDVCDKWASVEPDRLALIDIDAEGEAREYSFEDLRQMSSRFAHVLSGCAQQGDRIGVLLPQCLEAAVSHIAIYKMGGIAQPLFTLFGPDALAYRLQDSGASVVVTNAQMAEVLESIRQDLPALKTIISIDGPDGDIIGFHEASAVQRTSFAPVNSRADDPAVLIYTSGTTGNPKGALHAHRVLLGHLPGIEMSHDFFPKPEDKIWTPADWAWIGGLLDVLLPALHHGVPVVACRFQKFSAEAAFDLIKSQGIRNAFLPPTAIKMMRQYPDAEKFGIKMRSVASGGEALGEELIAWGQKALGVTINEFYGQTECNMIVSSCADLAAPEPSVMGFAVPGHEVDVLDAETGEPLGVDEQGDIAVRSPDPVMFLRYWNRPEATSEKFRTVDGVKWLLTGDQGRKTPSGRIAFVGRDDDVINSSGYRIGPAEIEHCLLTHPAVAMAGVVGKPDELRGEIVTGFIQLAEGFAPSDELAQDISNYVKTRLAAYEYPRELHFIKQMPLTTTSKIIRGDLRKLLTDQSSGA